Proteins encoded in a region of the Ornithodoros turicata isolate Travis chromosome 3, ASM3712646v1, whole genome shotgun sequence genome:
- the LOC135387466 gene encoding prenylated Rab acceptor protein 1-like — MAREQGDAGDSLAASSAPKSISELTPGTRTRTPTPPKKRSPQKKDDFDPRRLVISWTCDQIARIQPWKEFFDTNTVTLPNTTQEIGRRIPINLDRYRSNYGVIFLFLLAFCFMSTPARAAGVAAVVALCAALRLHVDEDTTAVLGTGLVLGKLHRAGIALFVSLPLLYALDLWSSLVWSGTACLFLTLGHASLHQAAPLAPAKKLEDIPEEGDTTAF; from the coding sequence ATGGCCCGCGAACAAGGCGATGCCGGCGACTCGCTCGCTGCTTCTTCGGCTCCGAAATCCATCAGCGAACTGACGCCAGGAACAAGAACCCGGACACCGACGCCTCCCAAGAAGCGAAGTCCCCAGAAGAAAGATGACTTCGACCCTCGTCGTCTTGTCATATCTTGGACCTGCGACCAAATAGCCCGCATTCAGCCCTGGAAGGAGTTCTTCGACACGAACACGGTAACGTTGCCCAACACCACTCAGGAGATAGGGCGAAGAATTCCAATTAACCTTGACCGTTACCGAAGCAACTATGGAGTTATCTTCTTGTTTTTGCTTGCATTCTGCTTCATGTCTACTCCTGCGAGAGCTGCCGGGGTTGCTGCTGTGGTAGCACTATGCGCAGCTCTGAGGCTTCATGTCGATGAAGATACAACGGCAGTTCTGGGGACGGGATTGGTTCTCGGTAAGCTACATCGAGCGGGCATAGCGTTGTTCGTATCGCTGCCGTTGCTATACGCCCTGGACTTGTGGTCATCGCTGGTGTGGTCCGGGACAGCATGTCTATTTTTGACGTTGGGCCATGCGTCCTTGCACCAGGCGGCTCCCTTGGCACCGGCCAAGAAATTGGAAGACATTCCTGAGGAAGGAGATACGACCGCTTTCTGA